The DNA window caaaatcattaaaaacaacttcaattttagattttttaatggAAAACAAACTTGAGATATTTGACTAagtcttttattatttaaaacaccCTAATGGGTTGATTCTTACTTATAAATGATTGTAAGCAAAagctttattataaatttactaaaattttcttttcttccgCTTCCACTATAACCATACAATTGCAAATACCAGTATACAAAATTGATAATTCAGTAAAAgaatataagagaataaaaataaacactCCAATGGTTCCTATCAAAACGTTAACTGaactaattaaaaactattCGATGATTCCTCTAATGCAATCCAAACCTATTTTTCCAATCCGATTTCTGTTTGCACTTTTTGTATTggcatattattatttatctcttATTGACCACGATTATCCAACAGTTTTGGAATCgaacttaaaaataattgattttttaagcCTATTTCATTTTGTAACATTAattaacaactttaaaataGTATGTGCTATATTTCTCACTTTAGTAGCTTTCTTGCTATCCGTTATCACTAAATTCAATAAACAGACCAAAATTAGTAGAGTTAGTTGGGGAGTTAATCGGTCTACTCGAGGATTTACGAACTCGTTAATttattgagttttattttttatttttcttttcatgtcatgtcactacaacaaaacatactttcagcgatccttatatgccaacccatattaagcgtgagtataaattaaaagaaatttttttttgccaacctttatatatataccaccacctttattttttttacataccaactttgtaactttgttaaaaccttataatttaaatattctaaattttaataatttttatgttttatttttaaactttgtaaatattttattttaattttttaatttttttaaaattaaatttgacttaaaattttgttaacattaaaatttaattaatattttttatataacataattttaaaactttttatagtattattaatatatgtcttttatttaattattatttaaatttaattaaaagtaaaatatgagagagttcagtagtttctgaagtgttaatatgacatttatcccaCATTGGAGAAAAAGAGAAgttttggtatataaaatatgagagagttcattaatttttgaagtgtttttaaggttataatgtCCTGGACTATGGGTTCACACGAAGGGTTTATGGTTATGTTCATTAGGAAGATTAAGGGCAAATGTGATAatagtagagataaaaaaataacatctaaaatgaaaatagaaaaaaacaaattttaaaaaatagtttaaaaataaaatagacttttagcaacgttttttaattttgccaacgcttaaataagcgttgttaaaactttcgcctttcggcaacgcttgtaccgacgcttaaataagcgtggtaaaaacttgcgcccaccctgcttctggcgacgcaagaataagtgtcggtaatgtttttagcgacgcttttaaaggttggcagaagtctttttaagcgtcgccgaaagtcatttttgttgtagtttgttttgtcgttatgtttaaacaattttttttcatttttaatatatatggatttttttaaaaaaaaagagcaATGATAGAGAGAGCGATGCTAGAGCAGCGATCCCCACACCTGTCAGCCATGTAGAAAAAATAAGGCacaatggaaaaaaaattattatgtaaaaagttagagagagaaaaccaTGTTCGGGACAGAATGCTCCCAAGCAtgactttctctctctaaatttttatctatgataatttttttttctcaccgTGACATATTTTTTCCACGTGACTGTCAGGTAAGGGTTACTGTGGAGTCGCTGCTCCAATGTCACTCTCTctatcattattaaaataaataaattatgtttttctaAAAGTTTAACTCTTGAGTTTAATTATAATCATTAAACTTATAGAGtgaataactaattaattaaattaagttaattttatattaaattattatatatctctatataaatttgtaaatactCAAGAAGAATGAGTAATTCTCCAAAAAATTCTGATTAAAAAAATTGCTTATTTTCTTACCATCAAATTGCTTACTATTcttaataagtaaaaataaataaagaagttgtATATGCATTTAGGgtgaaatgtgaaaacttaaattttaaattcttaagttaatatatatatatactttcgTCTTAATAGAtttgaaaatgttataaaatagagactataatcttttataactattttcaataaataatattaaaattgattatgaTATATTTGGATTAATGGACTCAAATGTTAACATTACggaaagagagaagagaaatGACTGTGAGAAGGAAATGTAATGCCACAATTTGATTGactgaaacatttttttttctctcctcttTTTGCTCTCATTTTCCTTTATCCAGCAATGAGGCATTGCTAACACATATACCGACCGACGCAGGATTAAGTGCTGACGTGTCTTTTAGCGACGGTTCAGTGCGTCGATGTGTTTTTTAGCGACGGTTTAATGCGTCGGCAAAAACCTTATTTAGGGTCGTCAAAAATGAAATTTGTTGGAGTGGATGGTCTTTGTTAGTTATCTAAGGGATTTCTCTACATCATCATAAATTTAATAGctaataatcattttttaagtTCTCTAATTTTTTTGGCAATTCCCTTGTAACTTATTAGTGCAACTTCTTAtccaatattataattaaattgtcaTTTTTAGCATACTTAAGCtcgtttaaatttaaataataacagtTTTTGAGTAAATAACATGattataaactattaaaaatgaAACGTGCAAATTTGCTAACATAAAAGTGTTGAAAATAAGGTTGGATTTGTAATTTTTCCCAATCTCCAACTAATCATGTAAGTAAGACTTTTTCACCTAAAATAATATgagtaattaatatattcaacttagaaaataatttttttccctATTTCATGagtatttaaacataaataatatgaaaacaaaaaaaacaaaaacacatTACTAAAATAATAGGTTACATACCACATAGACAACACAACCACATACATATATATGAACCCCAAAAGACACTGACAAATCACTTTCACTTCTTCAAAGCTCGAGTCTATCTTTAACAAATCATGTACCTAAGACTTTTTTTATCGAGCCCAAGAGATCAGTTTCCCTTATTTGACCATTacataacataatatatttgaCACAAATAAACATAAAGACGAACACATAAACATCGACACAACACACACTTAAGCAGATAACTTATTTTCTAAAGATCGTTATTGTACCAATAAACTCCCTTGTTCTTGCTATTCTGGTCCGACTCGAGATAAATACACTTTCCCACATCCCTCCAAAATGCTCTAATAAACGGAGTGCCATCAAACAAATAGTACTTCCCCAATACCGGCCTAAGCGCCTCTGTCGCTTCCTTGGCATGATAATGCGACATCGTGGAGAACAAATGATGGACTACGTGGGTGTCCGTTACATTATGAAACACCTTATTCAATATTCCAAAATCACGGTCAACAGTCGACAGGGCTCCCCTGAGCCAGTCCCACTCGGAAACGTCGTAACGGGGAAGCGTCGGGTGCGTGTGCTGTAGGAACGTGATGGTGATGATAAGCGCGTTAAGGATCAAATAAGGCCCGCCATAAACACATGCCAACCATACAAAGCCCTTTGCAACGCCGATCCTATACAAGATGTAATAAGCCAAGCCAATCCCCACGTCGGAAACAAGTATCTGCAGCCTCTCGCGGTTGTTGAAGATCGGGGATTGAGGGTAGTAGTGGGACGCGAAGCGATCGTAAACACGGCCGTTTGCGTTGAACAAGAGGTACGTAGGCCATCCGACTAATAGCGCTCCGACTAGAGTGAAAAAACGACCGACAGGGTTGCCTAGGTATTTGGCAAACCACACCATTTCGTATTTGAATTTGGGCGGAAAGACCTCGTCGCGCTCTTTTGAGCCTGTGTTTGAGTGATGGCGGCGGTGGCTATATTTCCACGAGAAGAACGGGATCAATTGTGATGAGTGAAGGAAGAAACCGACGGTATCATCCACCCATTGGTAATCGCTAAAGGCATGGTGACCGCATTCATGACCAATGACCAATATACCGAGTTGAACACAACCTTGACAAATCCAATACAAAGGCCATGCCACAACACGATAGTATTGGGGTAGGAGGGGTATGTAAGTGGCCGCGACGTAATATAAAAAGGATAAGATAGCGAGATCGTGAAAAACGTAATAGAAAGATCGAATAAGAGAACGTTCAAAGCAATGGGGCGGGACGGCTTTCTTGAGATCGCTTAGTGTAAATGGAGGTGTCTCATGTGGAACTCTCTTGTCATACTCGGAATTGGTTCTTTTTCGATGTGTCATGCTAGGTGCAACTTCTCCCATATTAATTGTTTCCACCAACCTAGCTAATTTGATcaataaattgagaaaatatcaTAAAGAACACATTTAATCA is part of the Impatiens glandulifera chromosome 1, dImpGla2.1, whole genome shotgun sequence genome and encodes:
- the LOC124920305 gene encoding delta(12) acyl-lipid conjugase (11E,13E-forming)-like isoform X3 produces the protein MGEVGPGMTNRTRTKSEEKLQSSNARVPHEKPPFTLSDLKKAVPPHCFERSLIRSFYYVFHDLAILSFLYYVAATYIPLLPQYYRVVAWPLYWICQGCVQLGILVIGHECGHHAFSDYQWVDDTVGFFLHSSQLIPFFSWKYSHRRHHSNTGSKERDEVFPPKFKYEMVWFAKYLGNPVGRFFTLVGALLVGWPTYLLFNANGRVYDRFASHYYPQSPIFNNRERLQILVSDVGIGLAYYILYRIGVAKGFVWLACVYGGPYLILNALIITITFLQHTHPTLPRYDVSEWDWLRGALSTVDRDFGILNKVFHNVTDTHVVHHLFSTMSHYHAKEATEALRPVLGKYYLFDGTPFIRAFWRDVGKCIYLESDQNSKNKGVYWYNNDL